A genomic region of Desulfuromonas sp. TF contains the following coding sequences:
- a CDS encoding dodecin — MTYGKDRVYKKLEVIGVSQSGIEGAIQAALSKASSSLEKLSWFEVGEIHGHIGEDGKVTEYQVVLRVAFELK; from the coding sequence ATGACTTACGGAAAAGACCGGGTGTACAAGAAGCTGGAGGTGATCGGGGTTTCGCAGTCCGGAATCGAGGGAGCCATCCAAGCGGCTTTGAGCAAAGCCAGCAGCAGCCTGGAGAAACTCTCCTGGTTTGAAGTCGGGGAGATCCACGGCCATATCGGGGAGGATGGGAAGGTAACTGAATATCAGGTGGTGCTCAGAGTCGCGTTCGAACTGAAGTAG